The genomic region AATAAGTAAAAATACATTTATTTTCAAATATTTACAAAAAAGCAAATTATTTATATAATAGAAGGCGTGCATAATCAAAAGTACTACTTTTGGACTGGTTCGAAAACTCCCAGAATAAAAAACTAGCTATCTACAAATTGAGACCTGCTCTTTGTTGAGCATCTTTTTTGAGTGGCTTTGTTTTTTAGAAAACAAGGTCCTTTTTATTTTTTATAAATATTTTTAAGAAAGGAGGAAAGGATGACTAAGCAAAAAATTATTATCGATTGTGATCCTGGTATCGACGATACACTAGCACTACTTTATGCCCTCAAACATCCAAATTTAGAAGTGGTTGCAATCACCATCGTCGCTGGAAATTGTCCAACAGATCTCGGCGTTAAAAATACTTTTACAAGCCTAGAACTGCTTGATCGACTAGATGTTCCTGTCTACCAAGGAGCTAGTACACCGCTGACACGAGATTACGTTTCTGCCCAAGATACTCATGGTATGGACGGTCTTGGCGAAAATAATTTCCCACTCAAACACACTCCTCATGTTCAAGAAAAATCAGCAGAGCAATTTTTAGCCGATTACTTTAAAGCCCCTAAAGATACTTCTATCATTGCCCTAGGTCCTTTAACCAATATCGCAAAAGCTCTTGAAATAAATCCTAAGCTCGGCGAAAACTGTCACCGTTTTGTCAGCATGGGAGGAAATTTCAAATCACATGGCAATTGTTCACCTGTTGCTGAATACAACTACTGGTGCGACCCTCATGCGGCACAAATCACTTTTGAACGTTTAGGTCGCAAAGTTGAAATGGTTGGACTTGATACCACTCGCCATATTGTCTTAACACCAAATCATTTAGAATATATGAGTCGTATTAACGCTGAAATGACAGCATTCATTACAAAAATCACCCGTTTTTACTTTGATTTTCACTGGGAATACGAACATATCATTGGCTGTGTGATTAATGACCCTCTTGCATTGGCATATTTTGTCAACAGCGAGGTCTGCTCAGGTTTTGAGGCTTACACTGATGTTGTTACTGACGGCATC from Streptococcus lutetiensis harbors:
- a CDS encoding nucleoside hydrolase, with protein sequence MTKQKIIIDCDPGIDDTLALLYALKHPNLEVVAITIVAGNCPTDLGVKNTFTSLELLDRLDVPVYQGASTPLTRDYVSAQDTHGMDGLGENNFPLKHTPHVQEKSAEQFLADYFKAPKDTSIIALGPLTNIAKALEINPKLGENCHRFVSMGGNFKSHGNCSPVAEYNYWCDPHAAQITFERLGRKVEMVGLDTTRHIVLTPNHLEYMSRINAEMTAFITKITRFYFDFHWEYEHIIGCVINDPLALAYFVNSEVCSGFEAYTDVVTDGIAIGQTVVDQYDFYHKPKNSTILTQVNPSLFWEDFLTVLLDAQKDIIQDDLKNLKLES